A stretch of Gorilla gorilla gorilla isolate KB3781 chromosome 9, NHGRI_mGorGor1-v2.1_pri, whole genome shotgun sequence DNA encodes these proteins:
- the LARGE2 gene encoding xylosyl- and glucuronyltransferase LARGE2 isoform X4, whose amino-acid sequence MLPRGRPRALGAAALLLLLLLLGFLLFDGRPRRAAALDGDPGAGPGDHNRSDCGPQPPPPPKCELLHVAIVCAGHNSSRDVITLVKSMLFYRKNPLHLHLVTDAVARNILETLFHTWMVPAVRVSFYHADQLKPQVSWIPNKHYSGLYGLMKLVLPSALPAELARVIVLDTDVTFASDILELWALFAHFSDTQAIGLVENQSDWYLGNLWKNHRPWPALGRGFNTGVILLRLDRLRQADWEQMWKLTARRELLSLPATSLADQDIFNAVIKEHPGLVQRLPCVWNVQLSDHTLAERCYSEASDLKVIHWNSPKKLRVKNKHVEFFRNFYLTFLEYDGNLLRRELFVCPSQPPPGAEQLQQALAQLDEEDPCFEFRQQQLTVHRVHVTFLPHEPPPPRPHDVTLVAQLSMDRLQMLEALCRHWPGPMSLALYLTDAEAQQFLHFVEASPVLAARQDVAYHVVYREGPLYPVNQLRNVALAQALTPYVFLSDIDFLPAYSLYDYLRASIEQLGLGSRRKAALVVPAFETLRYRFSFPHSKVELLALLDAGTLYTFRYHEWPRGHAPTDYARWREAQAPYRVQWAADYEPYVVVPRDCPRYDPRFVGFGWNKVAHIVELDAQEYELLVLPEAFTIHLPHAPSLDISRFRSSPTYRDCLQALKDEFHQDLSRHHGAAALKYLPALQQPQSPARG is encoded by the exons ATGCTGCCCCGAGGGCGCCCCCGGGCGCTGGGGGCCGCCgcgctgttgctgctgctgctgctgctcggATTCCTCCTGTTCG ACGGGAGGCCGCGGAGAGCCGCCGCCCTCGACGGAGACCCGGGGGCCGGCCCCGGGGACCACAACCGCTCCGACTGCggcccgcagccgccgccgccgcccaaGTGCGAG CTCTTGCATGTGGCCATCGTGTGTGCGGGGCATAACTCCAGCCGAGACGTCATCACCCTGGTGAAGTCCATGCTCTTCTACAG GAAAAATCCACTGCACCTCCACTTGGTGACTGATGCCGTGGCCAGAAACATCCTGGAGACGCTCTTCCACACATGGATGGTGCCTGCTGTCCGTGTCAGCTTTTATCATGCCGACCAGCTCAAG CCCCAGGTCTCCTGGATCCCCAACAAGCACTACTCCGGCCTCTATGGGCTAATGAAGCTGGTGCTGCCCAGTGCTTTGCCCGCTGAGCTGGCCCGCGTCATTGTCCTGGACACGGATGTCACCTTCGCCTCTGACATCTTGGAGCTCTGGGCACTCTTTGCTCACTTTTCTG ACACGCAGGCGATCGGTCTTGTGGAGAACCAGAGTGACTGGTACCTGGGCAACCTCTGGAAGAACCACAGGCCCTGGCCTGCCTTGGGCCGGGGATTTAACACAG GTGTGATCCTGCTGCGGCTGGACCGGCTCCGGCAGGCTGACTGGGAGCAGATGTGGAAGCTGACGGCCAGGCGGGAGCTCCTTAGCCTGCCTGCCACCTCACTGGCTGACCAG GACATCTTCAACGCTGTGATCAAGGAGCACCCGGGGCTAGTGCAGCGTCTGCCTTGTGTCTGGAATGTGCAGCTGTCAGATCACACACTGGCCGAGCGCTGCTACTCTGAGGCATCTGACCTCAAG GTGATCCACTGGAACTCACCAAAGAAGCTTCGGGTGAAGAACAAGCACGTGGAATTCTTCCGCAATTTCTACCTGACCTTCCTGGAGTACGATGGGAACCTGCTGCGGAGAGAGCTCTTTGTGTGCCCCAGCCAGCCCCCACCTGGTGCTGAGCAG TTGCAGCAGGCCCTGGCACAACTGGACGAGGAAGACCCCTGCTTTGAGTTCCGGCAGCAGCAGCTCACTGTGCACCGTGTGCACGTCACTTTCCTGCCCCATGAACCGCCACCCCCCCGGCCTCACGATGTCACCCTTGTGGCCCAGCTGTCCATGGACCG GCTGCAGATGTTGGAAGCCCTGTGCAGGCACTGGCCTGGCCCCATGAGCCTGGCCTTGTACCTGACAGACGCAGAAGCTCAGCAGTTCCTGCATTTCGTCGAGGCCTCACCAGTGCTTGCTGCCCGGCAGGACGTGGCCTACCATGTGGTGTACCGTGAGGGGCCCCTATACCCTGTCAACCAGCTTCGCAACGTGGCCTTGGCCCAGGCCCTCACGCCTTACGTCTTCCTCAGTGACATTGACTTCCTGCCTGCCTATTCTCTCTACGACTACCTCAG GGCCTCCATTGAGCAGCTGGGGCTGGGCAGCCGGCGCAAGGCAGCACTGGTGGTGCCGGCATTCGAGACCCTGCGCTACCGCTTCAGCTTCCCACATTCCAAGGTGGAGCTGCTGGCCTTGCTAGATGCGGGCACTCTCTACACCTTCAG GTACCACGAGTGGCCCCGGGGCCACGCACCCACAGACTATGCCCGCTGGCGGGAGGCTCAGGCCCCGTACCGTGTGCAATGGGCGGCCGACTATGAACCCTACGTGGTGGTGCCACGAGACTGTCCCCGCTATGATCCTCGCTTTGTGGGCTTCGGCTGGAACAAAGTGGCCCACATTGTGGAGCTGGATGCCCAG GAATATGAGCTCCTGGTGCTGCCCGAGGCCTTCACCATCCATCTGCCCCACGCTCCAAGCCTGGACATCTCCCGCTTCCGCTCCAGCCCCACCTACCGTGACTGCCTCCAGGCCCTCAAGGACGAATTCCACCAGGACTTGTCCCGCCACCATGGGGCTGCTGCCCTCAAATACCTCCCGGCCCTGCAGCAGCCCCAGAGCCCTGCCCGAGGCTGA